From the genome of Sandaracinaceae bacterium, one region includes:
- a CDS encoding (2Fe-2S)-binding protein has protein sequence MSTFTLNGKEVPFEAGETIMQAAWRAGIEIPHYCWHPGLSIAANCRMCLVHIESGRQMAMPIVKWDEKKKAYVPDTKPKLTPACQQTAAEGMVISSESAEVKQAQSAVQELLLLNHPVDCPICDQAGECKLQDYYYEHQSTAKRKLTEPVHKPKGVRFGPTIVYDAERCIMCTRCIRVCDELAGDPVLDMRERGNRNEITVAQGRELDHRYTLMTEHVCPVGALTSKDFRFKARVWFLKSQEGVCSGCATGCNTHVDFDPRYGKVYRLRPRDNMDVNKFWMCDDGMMTYRRQSEDRVLAATIGRGEARVPAFGDEPVARAAQQLGAVTSNKIGVVLSAQHSNEDNYALAQLAKKLGTTKLYLAGLDAEREGWVADAILRSADPNPNTAGARLAAGGALDETTEDLLQDILGGEVEAVIALGAASLENLAELEALTKLDAVVSLTSHVGALPATASVVLPVASVFETHGTFVNAKGMSQAFRRAVTAQAGIEPGWKTVADLARAMGHDLALGGLQDIRSKLAKTAAESVAASGAEARA, from the coding sequence ATGTCGACGTTTACCCTGAACGGGAAAGAAGTCCCCTTCGAAGCGGGCGAGACGATCATGCAGGCCGCGTGGCGCGCCGGCATCGAGATCCCGCACTACTGCTGGCACCCGGGGCTCAGCATCGCCGCCAACTGCCGCATGTGCCTGGTGCACATCGAGAGCGGCCGTCAGATGGCGATGCCCATCGTCAAGTGGGACGAGAAGAAGAAGGCCTATGTCCCCGACACCAAGCCCAAGCTGACGCCCGCGTGCCAGCAGACGGCGGCCGAGGGCATGGTCATCAGCAGCGAGAGCGCGGAGGTCAAGCAGGCCCAGAGCGCCGTCCAGGAGCTGCTGCTGCTCAACCACCCGGTGGACTGCCCCATCTGCGACCAAGCGGGTGAGTGCAAGCTGCAGGACTACTACTACGAGCACCAGAGCACGGCGAAGCGCAAGCTCACCGAGCCCGTGCACAAGCCCAAGGGCGTGCGCTTCGGACCCACCATCGTGTACGACGCCGAGCGCTGCATCATGTGCACCCGCTGCATCCGCGTGTGTGACGAACTGGCGGGCGACCCGGTGCTCGACATGCGCGAGCGCGGCAACCGCAACGAGATCACGGTGGCCCAGGGGCGCGAGCTCGACCACCGCTACACGCTCATGACCGAGCACGTCTGCCCGGTCGGCGCGCTCACCAGCAAGGACTTCCGCTTCAAGGCGCGCGTCTGGTTCCTCAAGAGCCAGGAGGGCGTGTGCTCGGGCTGCGCCACGGGCTGCAACACGCACGTGGACTTCGACCCGCGCTACGGCAAGGTCTACCGCCTGCGCCCGCGCGACAACATGGACGTGAACAAGTTCTGGATGTGCGACGACGGCATGATGACGTACCGCCGCCAGAGCGAGGATCGCGTGCTGGCCGCCACCATTGGTCGTGGCGAGGCGCGGGTGCCCGCGTTCGGCGATGAACCCGTCGCGCGCGCGGCGCAGCAGCTCGGCGCCGTCACGTCGAACAAGATCGGCGTGGTCCTCAGCGCCCAGCACAGCAACGAGGACAACTACGCGCTGGCGCAGCTGGCCAAGAAGCTGGGCACCACCAAGCTCTACCTTGCCGGCCTGGACGCCGAGCGCGAGGGCTGGGTGGCGGACGCCATCTTGCGCAGCGCCGACCCCAACCCCAACACGGCGGGCGCGCGGCTCGCGGCGGGCGGCGCTCTCGACGAGACCACCGAGGATCTCTTGCAGGACATCCTGGGCGGCGAGGTCGAGGCGGTCATCGCGCTCGGCGCGGCCAGCCTCGAGAACCTGGCCGAGCTCGAGGCCCTGACCAAGCTGGACGCCGTCGTCAGCCTCACCAGCCACGTGGGCGCGTTGCCCGCGACGGCGAGCGTGGTGCTGCCCGTCGCCAGCGTGTTCGAGACGCACGGCACCTTCGTGAACGCGAAGGGCATGAGCCAGGCCTTCCGCCGCGCCGTCACCGCACAGGCGGGCATCGAGCCGGGCTGGAAGACGGTCGCCGACCTGGCGCGCGCCATGGGTCACGACCTGGCGCTCGGCGGGCTGCAAGACATCCGTAGCAAGCTGGCCAAGACGGCCGCGGAGAGCGTCGCCGCCAGCGGCGCGGAGGCACGCGCATGA
- the ndhC gene encoding NADH-quinone oxidoreductase subunit A, translated as MFAVYLPVFIMLGVATLVAVGMFTATSLAGPKNMTAEKAIPYESGSETTGANHIRMSIKFYLTAILFVVFDIEAVFLYPWAAMFRSLGWLGFVEMLLFIVILGVTLIYAWKKGALEWES; from the coding sequence ATGTTCGCCGTCTATCTCCCCGTGTTCATCATGCTGGGCGTGGCCACCTTGGTCGCCGTCGGCATGTTCACGGCCACCTCGCTGGCCGGGCCCAAGAACATGACCGCGGAAAAGGCCATTCCGTACGAGTCAGGGTCCGAAACCACGGGTGCCAACCACATCAGGATGAGCATCAAGTTCTACCTGACGGCCATCCTGTTCGTGGTCTTCGACATCGAAGCGGTCTTCCTCTACCCGTGGGCGGCCATGTTCCGCAGCCTCGGGTGGCTCGGCTTCGTCGAGATGCTGCTGTTCATCGTCATCCTGGGCGTCACCCTCATCTACGCCTGGAAGAAGGGAGCCCTCGAATGGGAGAGCTGA
- a CDS encoding ABC transporter permease, protein MSTATAETQAHEPHDHDDDVEDSQLEFYAREIKDLVGVFSRTLYYCVRGKREKGDIAAQMFAIGNGSMFFMCVTMAFIGAIVAYQMGLQTKKIIPDMSLLGATFLKLQVRDLIASVGAMPLATRVGAGIAAEIGSMVVTEQTDALRMSAADPVDFLVVPRFIAAVVMGTVVLCIGGAVGIGSGMLVAMVSFDVNPNTFFNLSMLTSGDVILGLLKMVTYGGTIAIVSSQRGLRTFGGSEGVGIATTEAVVGSLFGIIVWQFILSAVGYVLLPA, encoded by the coding sequence ATGAGCACTGCCACCGCCGAGACCCAAGCGCACGAACCGCACGACCACGACGACGACGTCGAGGACAGCCAGCTCGAGTTCTACGCGCGCGAGATCAAAGACCTGGTGGGTGTCTTCAGCCGCACCCTCTACTACTGCGTGCGCGGCAAGCGCGAGAAGGGCGACATCGCCGCGCAGATGTTCGCCATCGGCAACGGCTCGATGTTCTTCATGTGCGTCACCATGGCGTTCATCGGCGCCATCGTGGCCTACCAGATGGGCCTGCAGACCAAGAAGATCATCCCGGACATGTCGCTCCTGGGCGCCACGTTCCTCAAGCTGCAGGTCCGCGACCTGATCGCCTCGGTGGGCGCCATGCCGCTCGCCACGCGTGTGGGCGCAGGCATCGCGGCCGAGATCGGCAGCATGGTGGTCACCGAGCAGACCGACGCGTTGCGCATGAGCGCGGCGGACCCCGTCGACTTCCTGGTCGTGCCACGCTTCATCGCGGCCGTCGTGATGGGCACGGTGGTGCTCTGCATCGGGGGCGCGGTCGGCATCGGCTCGGGGATGCTCGTGGCCATGGTCAGCTTCGATGTGAACCCCAACACCTTCTTCAACCTCAGCATGCTCACCTCGGGTGACGTCATCCTGGGGTTGCTCAAGATGGTGACCTACGGCGGCACCATCGCCATCGTCAGCTCCCAGCGCGGGCTGCGCACCTTCGGTGGCTCCGAGGGCGTGGGCATCGCCACCACGGAGGCGGTCGTCGGCTCCCTGTTCGGCATCATCGTCTGGCAGTTCATCCTCAGCGCCGTCGGCTACGTCCTGCTCCCCGCCTGA
- a CDS encoding protein kinase, whose amino-acid sequence MTDPSIPSLPAGTLVLNRFEVVAFAHADSLGALYRAKDTKTQRPIALRVFRPAYMTEPVVAALKSAVRAATKIRHPNVASTFGLGLALGAHVLAFEWVEGQTLAACLAGRDGKPVSLHGAAQVIHAVCEALEAAEEHGDGAPHGALRPDAVWIGQNGVVKVTEFGVADALVRSLGIAVLPPAEQTCMAPEVKAGGTATLQSDVFSVGAITYQLLTGRSTAQGFVPPSKAHPDATAEIDAWLLKCLAPDPANRYAIFDVVRETLDELVQHAPPPGPTDDFGVALREAGVAGRTSLVAPEPPAGDRPQVGARVSLDQGFRPDAAPGGAAPSAIVDLGALLAQVTENDSQRWIVVKDGLDHGPFSGRELVRMLAAGEVTSAHSVMNMDTGERKPVTAWPEFADFASQREAKVKQEATAVAVEKVASSEKRAGRTKVLVAGGLILAVVGGGVAFALTRDASESERLAQADLDGLYEMGEIEIEGTAETLTDPHAGGHRRGGGGHGGGGHGGAGGSGGGAGGGESGGGGGGGLTYEEAMNRAVEMGDISGGGSGGGQLTSAQVAATMNQHVNRIYGACVVPEQGRGGNLNAVTIDIAILGSGQVQGASTPQGSSEFKACVNRVVRGIRFPTFGAPRMGSRYRFNAR is encoded by the coding sequence ATGACCGACCCCTCCATCCCATCGCTGCCAGCGGGTACCCTCGTCCTGAACCGCTTCGAGGTCGTGGCGTTCGCGCACGCCGACTCGCTCGGGGCGCTGTACCGCGCCAAGGACACGAAGACCCAGCGACCGATCGCGCTGCGCGTGTTCCGGCCCGCGTACATGACGGAACCGGTCGTGGCAGCCCTCAAGAGCGCCGTGCGAGCGGCCACCAAGATCCGCCACCCCAACGTGGCCAGCACCTTCGGCCTCGGGCTGGCGCTGGGCGCGCACGTGCTGGCGTTCGAGTGGGTCGAAGGGCAGACGCTGGCGGCGTGCCTCGCTGGGCGCGACGGAAAGCCCGTGTCGCTGCATGGCGCCGCGCAGGTCATCCATGCGGTGTGCGAGGCGCTCGAGGCGGCCGAGGAGCACGGTGACGGGGCTCCTCATGGCGCGCTGCGTCCAGACGCGGTGTGGATCGGACAGAACGGCGTCGTGAAGGTGACGGAGTTCGGCGTGGCGGACGCGCTCGTGCGCTCGCTCGGCATCGCGGTCCTCCCCCCCGCCGAGCAGACCTGCATGGCGCCGGAGGTGAAGGCTGGCGGCACGGCGACGCTGCAGTCGGACGTGTTCTCCGTCGGGGCCATCACCTACCAGCTGCTCACCGGGCGCTCCACCGCGCAGGGCTTCGTGCCGCCGTCGAAGGCGCATCCAGACGCCACGGCCGAGATCGACGCGTGGCTGCTGAAGTGCCTCGCGCCCGACCCGGCCAACCGCTACGCGATCTTCGACGTGGTGCGCGAGACGCTGGACGAGCTGGTCCAGCACGCGCCGCCTCCGGGACCCACGGACGACTTCGGCGTGGCGCTGCGTGAGGCCGGCGTCGCGGGTCGCACATCGCTCGTCGCGCCCGAGCCGCCTGCTGGCGATCGCCCGCAGGTTGGCGCTCGCGTCTCGTTGGACCAGGGCTTTCGGCCGGACGCGGCGCCAGGTGGCGCGGCACCTTCCGCGATCGTGGACCTCGGCGCGCTGCTGGCGCAGGTCACGGAGAACGACTCGCAGCGCTGGATCGTGGTGAAGGACGGGCTCGACCACGGGCCGTTCTCGGGCCGTGAGCTGGTGCGCATGCTGGCGGCGGGTGAGGTCACCTCGGCCCACAGCGTCATGAACATGGACACGGGCGAGCGGAAGCCCGTCACTGCGTGGCCCGAGTTTGCGGACTTCGCGTCGCAGCGCGAGGCCAAGGTCAAGCAGGAGGCCACCGCGGTGGCCGTGGAGAAGGTGGCGAGCTCCGAGAAGCGCGCAGGCCGCACCAAGGTCCTGGTGGCGGGCGGGCTCATCCTGGCCGTGGTCGGCGGGGGCGTCGCCTTCGCGCTGACGCGCGACGCGAGCGAGTCCGAGCGCTTGGCCCAGGCCGATCTCGACGGACTCTACGAGATGGGCGAGATCGAGATCGAGGGCACGGCCGAGACCCTGACCGATCCGCACGCGGGGGGGCACCGTCGCGGCGGCGGCGGGCACGGCGGTGGCGGGCACGGCGGAGCCGGTGGCAGCGGCGGAGGGGCTGGCGGCGGCGAGTCTGGCGGGGGCGGCGGTGGTGGCCTGACCTACGAGGAGGCCATGAACCGCGCCGTCGAGATGGGGGACATCAGCGGCGGCGGCTCTGGCGGTGGACAGCTCACGTCTGCCCAGGTCGCGGCCACCATGAATCAGCACGTCAACCGCATCTATGGCGCGTGCGTGGTGCCCGAGCAGGGGCGCGGCGGCAACCTCAACGCGGTCACCATCGACATCGCCATCCTGGGCAGCGGCCAGGTGCAGGGCGCGAGCACTCCGCAGGGCAGCTCGGAGTTCAAGGCGTGCGTCAACCGTGTGGTGCGTGGCATCCGCTTCCCCACCTTCGGGGCTCCCCGGATGGGTTCACGCTATCGGTTCAACGCGCGCTGA
- a CDS encoding NADH-quinone oxidoreductase subunit C, which produces MSKAVIARLKTQFGDKVLASSDFRGDDSATVAMGDWVAVATFLRDDAQLKMDMFTDITAVDYPEREPDEPRFELVLMVRSLEKNHRAILKTKVADGATPPTLTGVWAGANWGEREVFDMFGIRFKDHPDMRRILMYDEFVGHPLRKDYPIDRVQPIVEYRDATDMAKLAPFGIEEGQPFARIDWEARLGADKPTQVSPAIAQQQGQTRTLSDSAAAQLLMEKLAAKRAAESAEAPQE; this is translated from the coding sequence ATGAGCAAGGCAGTGATTGCACGCCTGAAGACGCAGTTCGGTGACAAGGTCCTCGCCAGCAGCGACTTCCGCGGCGACGACAGCGCGACCGTCGCGATGGGCGACTGGGTCGCGGTGGCCACCTTCCTGCGCGACGACGCGCAGCTGAAGATGGACATGTTCACGGACATCACGGCCGTGGACTACCCCGAGCGCGAGCCGGACGAGCCGCGCTTCGAGCTGGTGCTCATGGTCCGTTCGCTCGAGAAGAACCACCGCGCCATCCTGAAGACCAAGGTGGCCGACGGCGCCACGCCACCCACGCTCACTGGCGTCTGGGCGGGCGCCAACTGGGGTGAGCGCGAGGTCTTCGACATGTTCGGCATCCGCTTCAAGGATCACCCCGACATGCGCCGCATCCTGATGTACGACGAGTTCGTCGGGCACCCGCTGCGCAAGGACTACCCCATCGACCGTGTGCAGCCCATCGTCGAGTACCGCGACGCGACCGACATGGCCAAGCTCGCGCCCTTCGGCATCGAAGAGGGTCAGCCCTTCGCGCGCATCGACTGGGAGGCGCGCCTCGGTGCGGACAAGCCCACGCAGGTGAGCCCCGCCATCGCCCAGCAGCAGGGCCAGACGCGCACGCTCAGCGACAGCGCCGCCGCGCAGCTGTTGATGGAGAAGCTCGCCGCCAAGCGCGCCGCCGAGAGCGCAGAAGCCCCGCAGGAATAG
- a CDS encoding ABC transporter permease yields the protein MSNGTSATLAIPERVGATLLGIAGQAGGIAIMAGQILRRSLPWKIDRYEFFRNMYRMGVKSLPILAATAFFVGAIMVIQAAPLVIRYNARSFVGWSAIYTTFREIGPLLMALMFNGRVGANNTAELGTMAVTEQLDALRALAIDPIGYLVVPRAISIVIILTLLCVIGDFLAIVGAMGMASFMLDVNWMLFLNSSLPRLEIWDFAVGVIKAFLFGIMIALNSCYYGLSTSGGAPGVGRSVNASVVAAASGVFIADYLSTFIMD from the coding sequence ATGAGCAACGGAACGTCGGCTACGTTGGCCATCCCCGAGCGGGTGGGCGCCACGCTGCTCGGGATCGCCGGGCAGGCGGGTGGCATCGCCATCATGGCGGGTCAGATCCTGCGTCGCTCGCTGCCGTGGAAGATCGACCGCTACGAGTTCTTCCGGAACATGTACCGCATGGGCGTCAAGTCGCTGCCCATCCTCGCCGCCACCGCCTTCTTCGTCGGCGCCATCATGGTCATCCAGGCCGCGCCGCTGGTCATCCGCTACAACGCGCGCAGCTTCGTCGGCTGGTCGGCCATCTACACCACCTTCCGCGAGATCGGCCCGCTGCTCATGGCGCTGATGTTCAACGGGCGCGTGGGGGCCAACAACACGGCCGAGCTCGGCACCATGGCGGTCACCGAGCAGCTCGACGCCCTGCGGGCCCTGGCCATCGACCCCATCGGCTACCTGGTCGTCCCGCGGGCCATCAGCATCGTCATCATCCTCACCCTGCTGTGCGTCATCGGCGACTTCCTCGCCATCGTGGGCGCCATGGGCATGGCCAGCTTCATGCTGGACGTGAACTGGATGCTGTTCCTCAACTCGTCGCTCCCGCGGCTCGAGATCTGGGACTTCGCCGTGGGTGTCATCAAGGCCTTCCTGTTCGGCATCATGATCGCGCTGAACTCCTGCTACTACGGCCTGTCCACCAGCGGTGGCGCGCCCGGCGTCGGCCGCTCCGTCAACGCGTCGGTCGTGGCGGCCGCCAGCGGCGTCTTCATCGCGGACTACCTGTCCACCTTCATCATGGACTGA
- a CDS encoding ATP-binding cassette domain-containing protein, with protein MIKVHDIHLRFKTPVLRGVSLEVPHECIYALIGPGAAGKSVLFKTIAGLLTPETGQVWIDGEEVTFHDELKLAQLRKKIGYLFQNYALFDKSVGDNIAFPLRRLFDNISEEEIKERVAERLMRMSLPGFEDRNPNSLSGGQKKRIGVARATIIRAPYILYDEPTAGLDPVTSQRICNLIRDEAREQRSTVMVVSSDIQRVLSIADRVGMLLNGELIFDGTLEEAWASRNPYVHQFIRGETEGPL; from the coding sequence GTGATCAAGGTCCACGACATCCATCTACGCTTCAAAACCCCTGTATTGCGCGGGGTTTCCCTCGAAGTTCCCCATGAGTGCATCTACGCGCTCATCGGCCCTGGTGCGGCGGGCAAGAGCGTCCTGTTCAAGACCATCGCGGGCCTGCTCACGCCCGAGACGGGGCAGGTGTGGATCGACGGGGAAGAGGTCACCTTCCACGACGAGCTGAAGCTCGCGCAGCTGCGCAAGAAGATCGGCTATCTCTTCCAGAATTACGCGTTGTTCGATAAAAGCGTGGGGGACAACATCGCGTTCCCGCTGCGCCGCCTGTTCGACAACATCAGCGAGGAAGAGATCAAGGAGCGCGTGGCCGAGCGGCTCATGCGCATGTCCCTCCCCGGCTTCGAAGATCGCAACCCGAACAGCTTGTCCGGCGGGCAGAAGAAGCGCATCGGCGTGGCCAGGGCCACCATCATCCGCGCGCCCTACATCCTGTACGACGAGCCCACCGCAGGGCTCGACCCGGTCACCAGCCAGCGCATCTGCAACCTCATCCGCGACGAGGCGCGGGAGCAGCGCAGCACCGTCATGGTCGTCTCCAGCGACATCCAGCGGGTCTTGAGTATCGCCGACCGTGTCGGCATGCTGCTCAACGGCGAGCTCATCTTCGACGGGACGCTCGAAGAAGCGTGGGCCTCGCGCAACCCCTACGTGCATCAGTTCATCCGCGGCGAGACAGAGGGCCCCCTATGA
- a CDS encoding secretion protein, with translation MRTWSEVGRGGRVGAMFGVVWATLCGSGCQATLESGLDEGQADAVVVALHTQGIGAEKVAGAGNDAGFEIQVSTEDVGPALRVLREAGLPAAREPGIHEVFGAGGLIPTATEERARLAMALAGELAATLERIDGVLDARVHVALPDRRLGLMDDAPQRPRASVLLKHHRGDTPYEEASVRSLVAGAVDGMLPEDVSVMAVIAPPPSDSRQALVSFGPVSVTRGSASALRAIGIAGLAGYAALALVLLVVVTRARQRVRVLEASLATALEAGAAVAAAE, from the coding sequence ATGCGTACATGGTCGGAGGTTGGTCGAGGGGGGCGCGTGGGCGCCATGTTCGGGGTGGTGTGGGCGACGCTGTGTGGGTCGGGGTGTCAGGCAACCCTGGAGAGCGGGCTGGACGAAGGTCAGGCGGACGCCGTGGTCGTCGCGTTGCACACCCAGGGGATCGGCGCGGAGAAGGTGGCCGGCGCGGGCAACGACGCTGGCTTCGAGATCCAGGTCAGCACGGAGGACGTGGGGCCGGCGCTGCGTGTTCTGCGGGAGGCCGGGCTGCCAGCCGCTCGTGAGCCGGGCATCCACGAAGTCTTTGGCGCCGGTGGCCTCATCCCCACCGCCACCGAAGAGCGCGCGCGTCTGGCCATGGCGCTGGCCGGAGAGCTGGCGGCCACCCTCGAGCGCATCGACGGGGTGCTGGACGCCAGGGTGCACGTTGCCCTGCCGGACCGGCGGCTGGGGCTCATGGATGACGCCCCCCAGCGGCCCCGGGCTTCGGTGCTCCTGAAGCACCATCGGGGCGACACACCCTATGAGGAGGCATCCGTGCGGTCCCTCGTGGCGGGGGCGGTGGACGGGATGCTGCCCGAGGACGTGTCCGTCATGGCCGTCATCGCCCCGCCGCCGTCTGATTCGCGGCAAGCGCTGGTCTCTTTCGGTCCCGTGTCGGTGACGCGGGGGTCCGCGTCCGCGCTGCGAGCGATCGGGATCGCTGGGTTGGCGGGCTACGCCGCCCTGGCCTTGGTCCTGCTCGTGGTCGTGACACGCGCTCGTCAGCGCGTGAGGGTCCTGGAAGCGAGCCTGGCGACCGCCCTCGAGGCCGGCGCGGCGGTCGCGGCGGCCGAATAG
- the nuoB gene encoding NADH-quinone oxidoreductase subunit NuoB codes for MGELNQLKVIGGASGESFFTTKFDALLAWSRKWSLFQYPFATACCGMEFFQVAGPRYDVARFGAEAPRFSPRQSDVLWVVGTISQRQGPVLKRIYEQMADPKWVIAFGTCASCGGFYDNYTTIPGADKVIPVDVFIPGCPPRPEAVLDGLMLLQEKITNGNREPAVVLPAEVPRQLKERVGEIPVASATKTGGHG; via the coding sequence ATGGGAGAGCTGAACCAACTCAAGGTCATCGGTGGCGCGAGCGGCGAGAGCTTCTTCACCACCAAGTTCGACGCGCTACTCGCGTGGTCGCGCAAGTGGTCCCTCTTCCAGTACCCGTTCGCCACGGCCTGCTGTGGCATGGAGTTCTTCCAGGTGGCCGGCCCGCGCTACGACGTCGCGCGCTTCGGCGCCGAGGCTCCGCGCTTCAGCCCCCGCCAGTCGGACGTGCTCTGGGTGGTCGGCACCATCAGCCAGCGCCAGGGCCCCGTGCTCAAGCGCATCTACGAGCAGATGGCCGACCCCAAGTGGGTCATCGCGTTCGGCACTTGCGCCAGCTGCGGCGGGTTCTACGACAACTACACGACCATCCCCGGCGCCGACAAGGTCATCCCGGTGGACGTGTTCATCCCCGGCTGTCCCCCGCGCCCCGAGGCCGTGCTCGACGGGCTCATGCTCCTGCAGGAGAAGATCACCAACGGCAACCGCGAGCCCGCCGTCGTGCTCCCGGCCGAGGTGCCCCGGCAGCTCAAGGAGCGCGTGGGTGAGATCCCGGTGGCCAGCGCCACCAAGACGGGAGGCCACGGATGA
- a CDS encoding NADH-quinone oxidoreductase subunit D → MEPADDILLDDDAALELPSEPMRLNMGPSHPAMHGTIRMVLDLDGEIVQNVDVQPGYLHRGFEKSCERGTWAQVFPYTDRLNYVSPMCNNVGYALAVEKLLDIEVPERAQYYRVMLSEIARICDHFTCNGAAAMELGAFTPFLWILKVREWLWHILEAETGARMTHSFARIGGMAAAPTPGFKAAVRHRIPEVRKVIAETETMLAKNRIFLDRTQGVGILTKERAIALGCTGVIGRAAGIPYDVRKDNPYLVYGDLDFEVPIGQDGDNWDRFSVRFEEVHQSLRILEQCLDKMPDEGPVSVSDPRITLPPKSAVYSTIEGTIAHFKLIMEGLKPPKGEVYSFTEAGNGELGFFIVSDGSGTPYRIRVRPPCWYNLQAVREMIMGDMIADIIPTFGSINMIGGECDR, encoded by the coding sequence GTGGAGCCAGCCGACGACATCCTGCTCGACGACGACGCTGCCCTCGAGCTCCCCTCGGAGCCGATGCGCCTCAACATGGGTCCCTCGCACCCGGCCATGCACGGCACCATCCGCATGGTGCTCGACCTGGACGGTGAGATCGTCCAGAACGTGGACGTGCAGCCGGGCTACCTGCACCGCGGCTTCGAGAAGAGCTGCGAGCGGGGCACCTGGGCGCAGGTCTTCCCGTACACCGACCGCCTCAACTACGTCTCGCCCATGTGCAACAACGTGGGCTACGCGCTGGCGGTGGAGAAGCTGCTCGACATCGAGGTGCCCGAGCGCGCGCAGTACTACCGCGTGATGCTCTCCGAGATCGCGCGCATCTGCGACCACTTCACGTGCAACGGCGCCGCGGCCATGGAGCTCGGCGCGTTCACGCCGTTCCTGTGGATCCTCAAGGTGCGCGAGTGGCTCTGGCACATCCTCGAGGCCGAGACGGGCGCGCGCATGACGCACAGCTTCGCGCGCATCGGCGGCATGGCGGCGGCGCCCACCCCCGGCTTCAAGGCGGCTGTGCGGCACCGCATCCCCGAGGTGCGCAAGGTCATCGCCGAGACCGAGACGATGCTGGCCAAGAACCGCATCTTCCTCGACCGCACGCAGGGCGTCGGCATCCTCACCAAGGAGCGGGCCATCGCGCTCGGATGCACGGGCGTCATCGGCCGCGCGGCGGGCATCCCGTACGACGTGCGCAAGGACAACCCCTACCTGGTCTACGGCGACCTCGACTTCGAGGTGCCCATCGGGCAGGACGGCGACAACTGGGACCGCTTCAGCGTGCGCTTCGAAGAGGTGCACCAGTCGCTCCGCATCCTCGAGCAGTGCCTGGACAAGATGCCGGACGAGGGGCCTGTGTCCGTGTCCGACCCGCGCATCACGCTGCCGCCGAAGAGCGCGGTGTACTCGACCATCGAGGGCACCATCGCGCACTTCAAGCTCATCATGGAGGGCCTCAAGCCCCCCAAGGGCGAGGTCTACAGCTTCACCGAGGCCGGCAACGGCGAGCTCGGCTTCTTCATCGTCAGCGACGGCAGCGGCACCCCCTACCGCATCCGCGTGAGGCCCCCCTGCTGGTACAACCTGCAGGCGGTGCGCGAGATGATCATGGGCGACATGATCGCGGACATCATCCCAACGTTCGGGTCGATCAACATGATCGGCGGCGAGTGCGATCGCTGA